The following coding sequences are from one Tubulanus polymorphus chromosome 12, tnTubPoly1.2, whole genome shotgun sequence window:
- the LOC141914045 gene encoding solute carrier family 25 member 44-like gives MYAIDEDKAPDIEHPPQHDGIQVIELSMMDKRKYFPLTMLSGFSVRGLLYPFTLIKTRIQVQKGTELYSGTFDAFNKIARTEGAVGFYRGFWVSSLQIFSQVTYISVYEGTRHLLVTRTPVKSSRVRSLLAGGAASITGQTLFVPVDVVSQHLMIMKLRHSGGMRKLSPLKINADEYKSRFGLTKAIVRAVYKQYGPLGFYQGYLASLAVYAPNSAMWWFFYDTYCDMIPTIAPVWVPRLVLQCMSAPLSGVTSALITNPLDVIRTRIQVEGTRFIPTLKTLWEEEHMNIFLKGLSARLIQSVTFSFFIILGYETIKRWSLLEEHKKHVRW, from the exons ATGTACGCGATAGATGAAGATAAAGCTCCCGATATCGAACATCCTCCGCAACACGACGGAATTCAAGTCATCGAACTTTCCATGATGGACAAACGTAAATACTTCCCGCTGACGATGTTAAGCGGATTCTCCGTACGCGGCCTGCTCTATCCGTTCACTCTCATTAAAACGCGGATACAGGTACAAAAAGGAACCGAACTTTATTCCGGAACGTTTGACGCATTTAATAAAATCGCGCGTACAGAGGGCGCTGTCGGGTTCTACCGAGGATTCTGGGTATCCAGTTTACAGATATTCTCGCAAGTGACGTATATATCCGTATACGAAGGAACGCGCCACCTATTGGTGACTCGAACGCCGGTGAAATCGAGTCGAGTTCGCTCGCTGCTGGCAGGTGGCGCCGCTTCCATCACCGGGCAGACGTTGTTCGTACCCGTCGACGTAGTTTCGCAACATTTGATGATTATGAAGCTACGTCACTCCGGCGGTATGCGTAAATTAAGTCCGTTAAAGATAAACGCGGATGAGTATAAATCACGGTTCGGACTGACTAAAGCGATCGTACGCGCCGTTTATAAACAATACGGACCGTTAGGATTTTATCAGGGTTACCTAGCGTCGTTAGCCGTGTACGCGCCCAATAGTGCAATGTGGTGGTTCTTCTACGACACTTACTGTG ATATGATTCCAACGATTGCCCCCGTTTGGGTTCCGCGATTGGTTTTACAATGTATGTCAGCACCTCTCAGCGGAGTGACCAGCGCTCTTATTACAAACCCTTTAGATGTTATACGTACTAGAATACAG gTCGAAGGCACTCGTTTCATTCCAACACTAAAAACTCTTTGGGAAGAGGAGCACATGAACATATTTCTGAAAGGACTCTCGGCGAGATTGATCCAATCCGTAACGTTCtcattttttatcattctcGGCTACGAGACGATAAAACGTTGGAGTTTATTGGAGGAACATAAAAAACACGTACGCTGGTGA
- the LOC141914086 gene encoding uncharacterized protein LOC141914086 gives MEIQFEMLLLQISITLFLIIGGVAGKTNKCYSCYYAHYSPENVTREFKELVDSARGMMVNENIYSNRLCATDINRMYNDEPSQSYIMYRCESYEAGGTHCAKQTVKKDDNTYFVVRRCISECTPSESTGPGYTIETKCCNSRPYCNLATDLKRTSRRVLIPAGILTCVSVILWTLRS, from the exons AtggaaattcaatttgaaatgttgCTCTTGCAAATCAGTATCACCCTCTTCTTAATAATCG GTGGCGTTGCGGGTAAAACTAACAAGTGTTACAGTTGTTACTACGCTCACTACAGCCCGGAGAACGTTACTCGAGAGTTTAAAGAACTCGTTGACAGCGCGCGGGGTATGATGGTCAATGAGAACATTTACTCAAACAGACTTTGCGcaactgatataaatagaATGTACAATGATGAACCGTCCCAGTCGTATATCATGTATAGGTGTGAGAGTTATGAAGCTGGTGGTACGCATTGCGCC AAACAAACCGTGAAGAAAGATGATAATACGTATTTTGTAGTGCGTAGATGTATTTCAGAATGTACTCCGTCAGAATCAACGGGTCCTGGTTATACCATAGAAACAAAGTGCTGCAATTCCAGGCCTTATTGTAACCTAGCAACTGATTTAAAACGGACAAGTCGACGCGTGTTGATTCCAGCCGGCATTTTAACGTGTGTCTCCGTTATTTTGTGGACTTTGAGAAGTTAA